The Agreia sp. COWG nucleotide sequence CAAGCTCCTGCCACGGAATGAGGTTGGCGTGGTGTTCCATCTCGGTGGTGACGATCTCGTCACCCTCGCCGAGCACGAATCGCCCCGAGGCAGGTGCCCCGCGACCGAGGCTCGCGTTCGAGAACGCGTAGGCCACGAGGTTGATCGCCTCTGTGGCGTTCGAGGTCCAGACGATCTCGTTCTCTCGCACGCCCACGAAGTCGGCCACACGGGCGCGAGCGTCTTCGAACAGCTCCGTGGCCTCCGCCGCCAGGGTGTGCGCACCGCGGTGCACGGCCGAATTGCGCCGCTGCACGTAGTCGCGCTCCGCATCCAGAACCTGCGTCGGCCGCTGCGCCGTCGCACCCGAGTCGAGGTAGCACAAGGGGTGCCCGTTGACCGTCTCGCCCAGGATCGGAAAGTCGGAGCGCAGCCGCTCTACCTCGGCCAGGCTGAGGGCTTCAGAGGTGGATGCGTCGGTGACGGTCATGGCTGGAGGGTCGGCTTTCGGGTGATCGAACGATGAGAAAGGGGGAACAACGCTCTTAACGGTACTTCGTTGAGGCCAACCCCGGTCCGAGCCGCGGCATTCCCCTTCGCCGGTAGGATTGAGGCGCTCACCGCCTGCCCCACGAAGGAGCCATTCTCGCGTGTCTGAAACAGCCGCTTCGCCCTCCACCTCCTCGGCCATCACCCGCGCCGCCGCCGACACCGTGCAGAACGCGATCGACACCCCCGAGAGGGAACAGCCCTATGCGGCCCTCGGCATGAAGGCCGACGAGTACGCCAAGGTGCGCGAGATCCTCGGCCGGCGCCCCACGAGCGGCGAGCTGGCCATGTACTCGGTGATGTGGAGCGAGCACTGCTCCTACAAGAGCTCGAAGATCTACCTGCGCCAGTTCGGCGAGAAGGTCACGCCCAAGATGAGGCAGAACCTCATGGTGGGCATGGGCGAGAACGCCGGCGTCGTCGACGTGGGCGAGGGCTGGGCCGTCACCTTCAAGATCGAGAGCCACAACCACCCCAGCTACATCGAGCCGTTCCAGGGCGCCGCGACCGGCGTCGGCGGCATCGTGCGCGACATCATCTCGATGGGCGCTCGCCCCGTCGCCGTCATGGATGCGCTGCGCTTCGGAGACATCTCAGACCCCGACACGGCTCGCGTCGTGCACGGGGTCGTTTCGGGAATCTCGTTCTACGGCAACTGCCTGGGCCTGCCGAACATCGGCGGCGAGACGTGGTTCGACCCGGTGTACCAGGGCAACCCGCTCGTGAACGCGCTGAGCGTGGGCGTGCTGCGGCACGAAGACCTGCACCTCGCGAACGCCCGCGGAGTGGGTAACAAGGTCGTGCTGTTCGGGGCTCGCACCGGCGGCGACGGCATCGGCGGAGCATCCATTCTCGCCTCAGACACGTTCTCGGCCGGCGGCCCCACCAAGCGGCCTGCCGTGCAGGTCGGCGACCCCTTCGCCGAGAAGGTGCTCATCGAGTGCTGCCTCGAGCTGTTCCGCGAGAAGCTCGTCGAGGGAATCCAAGACCTGGGCGCAGCGGGCATCTCGTGCGCCACCAGCGAGCTCGCCTCGAACGGCGACGGCGGCATGTTCATCGAGCTCGAGAAGGTGCTGCTGCGCGACCCCTCGCTCACCGCCGAAGAGATCCTCATGAGCGAGAGCCAGGAACGCATGATGGCCGTCGTGACGCCCGAGAAGCTCGAGGGCTTCTTGAAGGTCGTCGAGAAGTGGGATGTCGAGACCAGCGTTCTGGGCGAGGTCACCGACACGGGCCGCCTCATCATCAACTGGCACGGCGAAGAGATCGTGAACGTCGAGCCGCGCACGGTCGCCGTCGACGGCCCCGTCTACACCCGCCCCGTCTCCTACCCGAGCTGGATCGACGCGCTGCAGGCCGACACCGCCGCAACCCTCCCCCGCCCGACGACGCCGGATGAGCTGCGCTCGCAGCTCGTGAAGCTGCTGGGCTCGCCGAACCTCGCCGACTCCAGCTGGATCACGAACCAGTACGACCGCTACGTGCTCGGCAACACGGCGCTGAGCTTCCCCGACGACGGCGGCATGATCCGAGTCGACGAGTCCAGCGGCCTCGGCTTCGCCATCGCCACCGACGCCAATGGCCGGTACTGCCAGCTCGATCCGTACCAGGGCGCGCAGCTGGCCCTGGCCGAGGCGTATCGAAACGTCGCCTCCACGGGAGCGACCCCGGTCGCCGTCTCGGACTGCCTCAATTTCGGCTCGCCCGAAGACCCCGAGGTCATGTGGCAGTTCTCTCGGGCCGTCGAGGGCCTCGCAGACGGCTGCCTCGAGCTCGAGATCCCCGTCACCGGCGGCAACGTGTCGTTCTACAACCAGACGGGCACCAAGGCGATCCACCCCACGCCGGTCGTCGCCATCCTCGGCGTGATCGACGACGTCGCCAAGCGCATCCCGAGCGGTTGGCAGGACGAGGGCAACAACATCTACCTGCTCGGCACCACGACCGTGGAGTTCGACGGTTCGGCCTGGGCCGGCGTCGTGCACGACCACCTCGGCGGTCGCCCGCCCGCGGTGTCGCTCGCGAACGAGGCTACGCTCGCCGGCCTGCTCGCGGCCGGTGCGCAGCAGTCGATCATCGCCTCGGCGCACGACCTGTCTGACGGCGGTCTCGCCACGGCGTTGGTCGAGAGCGTGATGCGCTTCGGCGTGGGCGCGCGCGTCTTTCTCGACGAGCTCATGCTTCGCGACGAGGTCGACATCGCCACTGCGCTGTTCTCCGAGACCACGGGCCGCGTGCTCGTGAGCGTGCCGCGTGAAGACGACGTGAGGTTCATCGGCTTGTGCGAGGGCCGGGACTACCCGGTCATCCGTGTCGGCGTCACGGATTCGACGGAGCCCGGTATCAGCGTGCAGGGCCAGTTCGACATGTCGCTCGACGAGTTGCGCGGCACCCACCGGGCAACACTGCAGCAGCACTTCGGCGACGTCGTCGGACACTAGTGTGCGTCGGGTCCGCGCCCGCATGGGGAGTTCTCCCCATGGAGGCACAGTCTGCCCGCCGATAGCCTGAACCGACAGCAACGGACACGCTCAGCTCACGGAGGATCTCTATGGCATCGGGTTTCTATGGCGCCGATCCCGACCAGCTGAGGGCGCTCGCCAAGCAGTTCTCGACCGGCTCGACTCAGATCCGCTCCTCACTCGAGACGGTGTCCTCCCTCGTGAACTCTGGCCAGAACTGGCAGGGGCCGGATGCGAGCGCGTTCGTGCAGCGCTGGAACTCGTCGGTCAAGTCGCTCGGCAACACCGTGGTGAACGCTCTCGAGACCAAGGCCTCGACGCTCATCCGCAACGCCGATGAGCAGACCAGGGCGAGCCAGGCTGACGGCGGAGCGGGCGGCCCCGGGTCGAACGGCGCACCCGGTGCTTCGGGGACCGGTGGATCGAATTCAACCCCGTTCGACCCCGTGGGAGCCTTCCGCGACGGGTGGAAAGACTATGGCCGTCTCAAGGCCATGCTAGGTCTTCCCAAGAACCTGTATGGGCTCGACTGGATGGCGCAGGGCGGCTGGAAGTTCTTCAAGAATGCCGACGAGTGGGGGAAGCTGGCGGCTCGGAGCGCCCCCTATAACCTGATGGACTCGGCGACCGATCTGATCGGCCTCAAGAACCTGAACAAGTACATTCCCGCACTCGACTCCGCTAAGGACTTTTTCGGCGAGAACAAGTGGCTCTTCAAGGGTCAGGGCAACATCATGGAGTCGCTCGGCAAGGGCGGTCTCGGCCGAGGACTCGGCTGGCTCGGGGTGGGACTCGGTGCCTACGATACGGTCAAATACGCCTCTGAGGGCAAAACCGGCGACGCTGTCTGGTCCGGCATCAAGACAGGAATGGGTGTTGCCTGTTTTCTGCCTCCTCCTGTCGGCACAGTTTTCCAGGTCGCGAGTGCAGCGGTCGCGATCTACGAAATTCCCGTTGTGAAAGAGTTCGTGAACGGCACCGTCGCGAATGTCGGCAAGGCATTTTCAACCGGTTTCACGGCAGCTTCAGACAACTTCAACCGCGGTAACGAGATTATTGCCAATACCGTGTCGAACGCGATCAAAGACCCCGGCAAATTCGCGAACGACGTTGGCAAGGGTATCGAAGACCTGGGCAAGGGCGCCGCCGACTTCTTCGGCTGGTAAATAGTGCATACCCCTGAAAGGATCGCTCCAAGATGACCGACCAAGCCGCGAGTTCGAACTCCTCAGCCGTTGGATTCGGCTATGCCGAGATCGCCTATCTCTTGAAGCGGATTTCGAGCCCCGAGGCGGTCATGAGCGCATCCGTGCTGCGCCTTACAGAGGAAATGGAGTCCGACTCCATCCCGGTGGCGGGCGCATCCTCCCTGCTTGCGCGAGGGTTCGCCGAGATCACTGATGTCGAGCTTGAGGTCGCAGACGCGGCGCTGCCGGTGGCGTATGCCCTCGGACGCGCGACGCTGTGGACCGAGATCAGTCTCATGCAGGGCGACGTGACCGACACTGTCGTGCACGTGGAGTCGGATCCTGTTTGCCTGCTCATGCAGCCTCGGACGCTGATGACGTGGTTCGTCTTCGCCCAGGATCCGGATGTATCGGGCCCGGATGCCGAGGTCGAGATCATCGAGGAGCATGTGCGCCAGCACCCTCGCGGAACGGCGATGCTGCGCACGCGGGTGGACGGAGCGGATGCGGTGCTCCTCATTCGCCCGGACGGTCTGAGCTGGGCTGTCGGCACTATCGAAGCCGGCGCAGAAGACGTGGTCGAGCGCACGGGACTCACCGTCGCCGAACTGAGGGATGCCGTTGCCTCGCTGCGGCTCAACCTGAAAGCATCGGCGTGACCGGCGAACGAGGCGCGCGCAAGTATGCCCGCCTCGCCCAGCAGGATGCCGAGCGACGCGGCCTGAGCGCCGAGGAGTACGGCGTCTACAAGGGCAGCGAAGGGAGTCTGGTCAAACCGGTGAACTCGGCATCCGGGCTGCTCATCATCTCTATCATGCTGACGGTCATCATGACCGCGGTGACCGTCTTCATCGGGTTCATCATCGCTCAGAGTCTCGGCCTGCTGCCGGCTGCGCCCGGAGACAGCGAGGTCACACCCGTGATGTGGTTTTTCGTCGTCCTGACTTACGGGGCGCCGGTCTGGTCATGGATCTACTACGCCAGAGAGCGGAAGGCGCAGAAACTGCGCATCGCGCGCGGCCTCCCCAAGAACCTGAGCTGACCGACAGATAAGGTAGCTGACATGCCCATTGAACTCGCCCAGACAGGGCTCTCCATCTCGACCTACATCGTGCTCGGCCTGGTCGTGCTGCTCGTCGGGGCCTCGCTGTTCATCGTCGCCCGCGCGCTGCGCCAGCACAACAAGAACAACCGCCTCTAGGCGTCTATTGCACCTCGCCGGCGATACGGCGGTGGTGGTGGATGACCTCGGCGACGATGAAGTTCAAGAACTTCTCGGCGAGGTCGGGGTCGAGGTGCGACTCCTCGGCCAGAGCGCGTAGGCGCTTGATCTGGCGAGCCTCGCGATCGAGGTCGGCGGGCGGCAGGCCATTGGCCGCCTTGAGCTCGCCGACGCCCTGCGTGAACTTGAAGCGTTCGGCCAACAGATGGATGAGGGCGGCGTCGATATTGTCGATGCTCTGGCGGATGCCGTCGAGGCGTCGGAGGGCGTCTTCAGGGGTGGCAACGGAGTCGGACATACCGAAGACTCTAGCGATTCAAGCCTGAACACATTCCGCACGTTCACGGATGAGGAAAAACTTGGCGGGTACCGCGTGTCGAACTGACGACACGCGGTGTCTCGAGAGTTTCTCCTCATCCGCGAAAGGGCAGAGGTGGGCTGCTATTC carries:
- the purL gene encoding phosphoribosylformylglycinamidine synthase subunit PurL; this encodes MSETAASPSTSSAITRAAADTVQNAIDTPEREQPYAALGMKADEYAKVREILGRRPTSGELAMYSVMWSEHCSYKSSKIYLRQFGEKVTPKMRQNLMVGMGENAGVVDVGEGWAVTFKIESHNHPSYIEPFQGAATGVGGIVRDIISMGARPVAVMDALRFGDISDPDTARVVHGVVSGISFYGNCLGLPNIGGETWFDPVYQGNPLVNALSVGVLRHEDLHLANARGVGNKVVLFGARTGGDGIGGASILASDTFSAGGPTKRPAVQVGDPFAEKVLIECCLELFREKLVEGIQDLGAAGISCATSELASNGDGGMFIELEKVLLRDPSLTAEEILMSESQERMMAVVTPEKLEGFLKVVEKWDVETSVLGEVTDTGRLIINWHGEEIVNVEPRTVAVDGPVYTRPVSYPSWIDALQADTAATLPRPTTPDELRSQLVKLLGSPNLADSSWITNQYDRYVLGNTALSFPDDGGMIRVDESSGLGFAIATDANGRYCQLDPYQGAQLALAEAYRNVASTGATPVAVSDCLNFGSPEDPEVMWQFSRAVEGLADGCLELEIPVTGGNVSFYNQTGTKAIHPTPVVAILGVIDDVAKRIPSGWQDEGNNIYLLGTTTVEFDGSAWAGVVHDHLGGRPPAVSLANEATLAGLLAAGAQQSIIASAHDLSDGGLATALVESVMRFGVGARVFLDELMLRDEVDIATALFSETTGRVLVSVPREDDVRFIGLCEGRDYPVIRVGVTDSTEPGISVQGQFDMSLDELRGTHRATLQQHFGDVVGH
- a CDS encoding WXG100 family type VII secretion target, producing MASGFYGADPDQLRALAKQFSTGSTQIRSSLETVSSLVNSGQNWQGPDASAFVQRWNSSVKSLGNTVVNALETKASTLIRNADEQTRASQADGGAGGPGSNGAPGASGTGGSNSTPFDPVGAFRDGWKDYGRLKAMLGLPKNLYGLDWMAQGGWKFFKNADEWGKLAARSAPYNLMDSATDLIGLKNLNKYIPALDSAKDFFGENKWLFKGQGNIMESLGKGGLGRGLGWLGVGLGAYDTVKYASEGKTGDAVWSGIKTGMGVACFLPPPVGTVFQVASAAVAIYEIPVVKEFVNGTVANVGKAFSTGFTAASDNFNRGNEIIANTVSNAIKDPGKFANDVGKGIEDLGKGAADFFGW
- a CDS encoding LPXTG cell wall anchor domain-containing protein, giving the protein MPIELAQTGLSISTYIVLGLVVLLVGASLFIVARALRQHNKNNRL
- a CDS encoding chorismate mutase, producing MSDSVATPEDALRRLDGIRQSIDNIDAALIHLLAERFKFTQGVGELKAANGLPPADLDREARQIKRLRALAEESHLDPDLAEKFLNFIVAEVIHHHRRIAGEVQ